From the genome of Clostridium sp. BNL1100, one region includes:
- the rlmN gene encoding 23S rRNA (adenine(2503)-C(2))-methyltransferase RlmN → MINLMDMTLEELEQMLSEMGQQKFRAKQIFKWTNSGIRSFSDMTNISKQLRDELEKVTKISRLKIVDRLKSKIDSTVKYLFELEDGNIIESVLMEYKHGFTACISSQAGCRMGCKFCASTGAGFSRNLTPGEMLDQVMTMQEDSGNRIGHIVLMGIGEPLDNYENVIKFLKIVNHPDGLMIGMRNISLSTCGVVPRMLQLAQENIPITLSVSLHSAKDDKRSAMMPVNKAYCIDKLISACKIYTESTKRRITFEYAMISGENDSEQDARELAGLLKGMLCHVNLIPVNTVTGNGYKKSSRIHIDKFKNILESKGIETTVRRELGSDINAACGQLRKNKIDSSANLLYES, encoded by the coding sequence ATGATAAATTTAATGGATATGACTTTGGAGGAACTTGAACAGATGCTGTCGGAGATGGGGCAGCAGAAATTCAGAGCAAAGCAGATTTTTAAATGGACAAACAGCGGAATCAGGTCATTTTCCGATATGACTAATATCTCAAAGCAATTAAGAGATGAATTAGAAAAAGTCACAAAAATCAGCAGATTAAAAATAGTTGATAGGCTTAAATCAAAGATTGATTCCACTGTCAAGTATTTATTTGAGCTGGAGGACGGTAATATTATTGAAAGTGTCCTCATGGAGTACAAGCATGGTTTTACAGCCTGTATATCTTCTCAGGCAGGGTGCAGAATGGGCTGCAAGTTTTGTGCATCCACAGGAGCAGGGTTTTCACGTAATCTGACTCCCGGTGAGATGCTTGATCAGGTAATGACTATGCAGGAAGACTCGGGAAACAGGATTGGCCATATAGTATTGATGGGAATCGGGGAACCGCTGGATAATTACGAAAATGTAATTAAGTTTTTAAAGATTGTAAATCATCCAGACGGATTGATGATAGGAATGCGTAATATATCTCTTTCAACCTGCGGTGTAGTGCCTAGAATGTTACAGCTTGCACAGGAGAACATTCCAATAACCCTTTCAGTCTCCCTCCATAGCGCAAAGGACGACAAAAGGTCGGCTATGATGCCAGTTAATAAGGCTTATTGTATTGACAAATTAATTTCAGCATGTAAGATATATACAGAGAGTACAAAAAGACGTATAACATTTGAATATGCAATGATTTCAGGTGAAAATGATTCTGAGCAGGATGCCAGAGAATTAGCGGGACTATTGAAAGGAATGCTTTGTCATGTAAATTTGATTCCGGTAAATACCGTTACAGGTAATGGTTATAAAAAAAGCTCAAGAATTCACATAGATAAATTTAAGAACATTTTGGAGTCTAAAGGTATTGAGACTACAGTAAGAAGGGAACTCGGCAGCGATATCAATGCGGCTTGCGGCCAGCTTAGAAAAAATAAAATTGACAGTAGTGCCAATTTACTTTATGAATCTTAA
- a CDS encoding Stp1/IreP family PP2C-type Ser/Thr phosphatase yields MKYGIKTDRGLKRQLNEDNCNVLVGYPGIPVCFVIADGMGGHQCGEVASKQAVDSVCNHLLKSDWSTEDIPQLLKNIITTVNEEIYNFSLLDISTQGMGTTLIITVLKNRKLYIGHVGDSRVYLIRNKTIEKVTWDHSFIEEMLKNGSITKDEAINHPKKNLITRAVGYEPDLQVDTYEIDVEENDVILLCTDGLSNMIAEDEILDIITNTKDPQDACDTLIQNANNKGGEDNVTVIIGKI; encoded by the coding sequence TTGAAGTATGGTATTAAAACTGATAGGGGATTGAAAAGACAGCTAAATGAGGATAATTGTAATGTTCTGGTAGGTTATCCCGGAATTCCTGTTTGTTTCGTCATAGCTGACGGAATGGGCGGTCACCAGTGCGGTGAGGTCGCAAGTAAACAGGCAGTTGACTCGGTCTGCAATCACCTTCTGAAATCTGATTGGTCGACAGAAGATATTCCTCAGTTATTAAAAAATATAATAACTACTGTGAATGAAGAAATATACAATTTTTCATTGCTCGACATTTCTACCCAGGGTATGGGGACTACACTTATTATAACTGTACTTAAAAACAGGAAACTTTATATCGGCCATGTTGGCGATAGCAGAGTTTACCTGATAAGAAATAAAACAATTGAGAAAGTAACCTGGGATCACTCATTTATAGAAGAAATGCTTAAAAACGGCTCTATAACAAAGGATGAAGCAATAAACCATCCCAAAAAAAATCTCATTACCCGTGCTGTAGGATATGAACCTGATTTGCAGGTTGATACATATGAAATAGACGTTGAAGAAAATGATGTTATACTTTTATGCACTGATGGCCTTAGCAACATGATAGCAGAAGACGAAATTTTGGACATAATTACTAATACTAAGGATCCCCAGGATGCTTGTGATACTTTAATCCAAAATGCGAATAATAAAGGCGGGGAAGACAACGTAACCGTAATCATTGGGAAAATATAA
- a CDS encoding DUF116 domain-containing protein, translated as MRSLETNVKAFLRILIIILTVFISLLILFGAAYVNASINVYSAILIILITVVGFCIGALAAMSGAIFHAFKRKKASGLTLALTKLGLRILMPVAVLFTKSNSKEKKSIRYFYIELNNIVVESYNKKYNPRDIMILLPHCLQNSQCGLKVTSDPELCRQCGKCKIGVLLKYAKENGISLFVATGGTVARNIVKKTKPGIIISVACERDLMSGISDIKGIPVIGIINKQPNGPCINTDVDVEGLIEKITQITVYAA; from the coding sequence GTGAGAAGCTTGGAGACTAATGTTAAGGCATTTTTACGTATTTTAATTATTATATTGACGGTTTTTATATCACTGTTGATATTATTTGGAGCTGCTTACGTAAATGCTTCCATAAATGTTTATAGTGCCATACTAATTATATTGATTACAGTTGTAGGTTTTTGTATTGGTGCCTTAGCTGCTATGAGTGGAGCTATTTTTCATGCATTCAAAAGGAAAAAAGCATCAGGATTAACTTTGGCACTGACAAAACTTGGGCTACGAATTCTAATGCCTGTTGCAGTTTTATTTACAAAATCAAACAGTAAAGAAAAAAAGAGTATAAGATATTTTTATATAGAATTGAATAATATTGTGGTGGAATCCTATAATAAAAAGTATAATCCCAGAGATATCATGATTCTGTTGCCACACTGTCTTCAGAACAGTCAGTGTGGACTTAAGGTGACTTCAGACCCTGAGCTTTGTCGTCAATGCGGTAAATGCAAGATTGGAGTGCTTTTAAAATACGCAAAGGAAAATGGAATAAGCCTGTTCGTTGCAACGGGTGGTACAGTAGCGAGGAATATAGTAAAAAAAACAAAACCGGGTATTATAATATCTGTAGCATGTGAAAGAGATCTGATGAGTGGTATTTCAGATATTAAAGGTATTCCTGTAATTGGAATTATAAACAAACAGCCAAACGGCCCGTGTATAAATACTGATGTAGATGTTGAAGGACTTATTGAAAAAATAACACAGATTACCGTTTATGCAGCATAG
- a CDS encoding zinc metallopeptidase — protein sequence MGFFYMDRYYLILVVPALIISMIAQIQVKSTFHKYSKIGNSKHMTGAEVARYLLQVNGIQDVEVTQVGGQLTDHYDPRKKVLRLSESTYGSTSVAAIGVAAHETGHAIQHKVKYGPLVLRSTLVPVAGFGSSAGPYIAILGLFLGWPIIINIGLLLFFAAILFYLVTLPVEFNASKRAISVLGSTGILMSEELHSAKKVLNAAAMTYVASALVAIASFLRLLLLANQRRNRD from the coding sequence ATGGGCTTTTTTTATATGGACAGATACTACTTGATACTGGTTGTTCCAGCACTGATTATATCAATGATTGCTCAGATACAGGTTAAAAGTACCTTTCATAAATATAGTAAAATTGGTAATTCCAAACATATGACAGGAGCGGAAGTTGCTCGTTATCTTCTTCAGGTAAACGGCATACAGGATGTAGAGGTCACTCAGGTAGGCGGTCAGCTGACAGACCATTATGACCCAAGAAAAAAAGTGCTTAGGTTATCTGAATCCACCTATGGAAGTACTTCAGTAGCCGCTATAGGCGTTGCAGCACATGAAACAGGACATGCAATACAACACAAAGTAAAATACGGTCCTCTTGTTTTACGAAGTACCTTGGTTCCGGTAGCCGGTTTTGGTTCTTCAGCCGGTCCATACATCGCAATATTGGGATTGTTTCTGGGCTGGCCGATAATAATTAATATCGGACTGCTTTTGTTTTTTGCAGCGATATTGTTTTATCTTGTAACCCTACCGGTAGAGTTTAACGCAAGTAAAAGGGCGATTTCTGTGTTGGGCAGCACAGGGATACTTATGAGTGAAGAACTGCATTCTGCGAAAAAAGTATTAAATGCGGCAGCGATGACCTATGTGGCATCGGCATTGGTTGCAATTGCCAGTTTTCTGCGTTTACTGCTGCTTGCAAACCAACGCAGGAACAGGGATTAG
- the rsmB gene encoding 16S rRNA (cytosine(967)-C(5))-methyltransferase RsmB, giving the protein MAVDLARETALKILYYITENQAYSNISVNRHLDNDKLREIDRSFATELVYGTVKWLLQIDYIIGKYSSIKLKKLSPWIKNILRLGVYQLLHTDRIPVSAACNTAVDLAKRYGHQASSRFVNAVLRNISKNKDNIPYPDKSDIASYLSILYSHPVWMVQKWIDLYGKEFTQELLRSNNQVPDFIIRTNTLKTDRQTLLDALHKEGIDAEPGRYVEEAVILKNPSSISNLDSFKKGYFQVQDESSMLAAKILDPKEGETVIDVCSAPGGKATHMAQLMNNKGTVIARDIYQHKLNLIEQSCCRLGIDIIKTEIHDACNLDENLIGKADRVLIDAPCSGLGIIRKKPDIKYARTENELKEITGLQQKILKIASKYLKVGGYMIYSTCTIQPQENLEIVQDFLAKNPNFKLTDFRELMPPALDFSSSEEGYIQLYPNINQTDGFFISKIKREK; this is encoded by the coding sequence GTGGCAGTAGATTTGGCAAGAGAAACGGCATTAAAGATTTTATACTATATTACTGAAAACCAAGCATATTCAAACATTTCAGTTAACAGGCATCTTGATAATGACAAGCTTAGAGAGATTGACAGGTCATTTGCAACAGAACTGGTTTATGGTACGGTGAAATGGCTTTTGCAGATTGATTATATTATAGGAAAATACTCCAGTATTAAGCTTAAAAAGCTGTCCCCATGGATTAAAAATATTTTAAGACTTGGTGTATACCAGCTTCTTCATACAGACAGAATACCTGTTTCGGCAGCCTGCAACACAGCGGTTGATCTTGCAAAAAGATACGGGCATCAGGCTTCGAGCAGATTTGTTAATGCAGTACTTAGAAATATTTCAAAAAACAAGGATAACATTCCTTATCCGGATAAAAGTGATATTGCAAGCTATTTAAGCATATTATACTCACATCCTGTTTGGATGGTGCAAAAATGGATAGACTTATATGGAAAAGAGTTTACGCAGGAACTGTTAAGAAGTAATAATCAGGTACCTGATTTCATTATCAGGACAAATACCTTGAAAACAGACAGGCAAACTCTGTTGGATGCACTACATAAAGAAGGAATAGATGCAGAACCGGGCAGGTACGTTGAGGAAGCAGTTATATTGAAAAACCCATCGTCAATATCCAACCTTGACTCCTTTAAAAAAGGTTATTTTCAGGTTCAGGATGAGAGTTCAATGCTGGCTGCCAAAATCCTTGATCCCAAAGAAGGTGAAACTGTAATTGATGTATGCAGTGCACCCGGTGGCAAGGCAACACATATGGCACAGCTTATGAATAACAAGGGTACTGTTATCGCAAGAGATATTTATCAGCACAAGCTCAACCTTATAGAGCAGTCATGTTGCAGATTGGGGATAGATATTATAAAAACTGAGATTCATGATGCATGCAATCTTGATGAAAACCTCATTGGAAAAGCTGACAGAGTTTTAATTGATGCACCTTGTTCGGGATTAGGGATAATCAGAAAAAAACCGGATATCAAATACGCAAGGACAGAGAATGAGCTAAAGGAGATAACCGGCCTTCAGCAGAAGATACTTAAAATTGCTTCAAAGTATTTAAAGGTCGGAGGATACATGATTTACAGTACATGTACAATACAGCCCCAAGAAAATCTGGAAATTGTGCAGGATTTCCTTGCTAAAAATCCTAATTTTAAGTTGACGGACTTTCGGGAACTTATGCCTCCAGCCCTGGATTTTTCCAGTTCAGAAGAAGGATATATTCAATTATATCCGAATATAAATCAGACAGATGGATTTTTTATAAGTAAAATAAAAAGGGAGAAATAA
- the def gene encoding peptide deformylase: protein MAYRQIRKDGDEVLRKISRPVDTIDKKILSLLEDMADTMYRADGVGLAAPQIGVLKRMVVIDVGDGLYEMINPVILEQSGEQDGMEGCLSIPGISGKVKRPMNVTLRYTDRNGESITIEANEFFARAICHELDHLDGILYKDKAHKMYTAKELEEMQEN, encoded by the coding sequence ATGGCTTACAGGCAAATAAGGAAAGATGGGGACGAAGTATTAAGAAAGATAAGCAGACCTGTTGATACTATTGATAAAAAAATATTATCTCTTTTAGAGGATATGGCAGATACTATGTACAGAGCTGACGGGGTAGGTTTAGCCGCTCCGCAGATTGGTGTTCTCAAGAGGATGGTTGTTATAGATGTTGGGGATGGCTTATATGAGATGATTAATCCGGTTATTCTGGAACAAAGCGGAGAACAGGATGGTATGGAAGGCTGCCTGAGTATCCCCGGGATTTCGGGAAAGGTTAAGCGCCCCATGAATGTCACATTAAGATATACAGATAGAAACGGCGAGAGTATAACCATCGAAGCCAATGAATTTTTCGCAAGGGCCATATGCCATGAATTAGATCATTTGGACGGGATTTTATATAAAGATAAGGCACATAAGATGTACACTGCCAAGGAACTTGAGGAAATGCAAGAAAATTAG
- the pknB gene encoding Stk1 family PASTA domain-containing Ser/Thr kinase: MEGQILGNRYLLLEKIGGGGMAVVYKAKCTLLNRFVAVKVLRTEFTNDDEFVKRFKIEAQAVASLSHPNVVSIYDVGHQDDIHYIVMEYVDGMTLKDYLNKHGALNWKDAVKITIQICSAIEHAHKNNIVHRDIKPHNILLTKEGIAKVTDFGIARAVTSSTITMVGSTIGSVHYFSPEQARGGFIDEKSDLYSLGIALYEMVTGKVPFDGDSPVAVALKHIQEMPLEPHKLVPSLPYGVNEIIMKAIQKEQNMRYQSATEMLSDLNTVLVQPQGGFIGHNSVSSQSTIRMRSVNSDDIDSTVRVSTRPTNVNNKKYESERQKKKNNTTYWLAGIASVLVIGVLLFITIGLLTKDGSDNKVNTMPDYRNKKFEDIKEDLVKRGINYTENWQDNDAVDKGVIFDQSVEPGTEYRDGSFTNLELTISNGPKSKKVPDVTDKDYRDAQSQLESQDIKYRIEEEFNEDVKEDYVIRTDPKANEEITEETVVTIFVSKGAEVKLIKVPNLVGKTESVALQLLKEAKLSLGSVLPAGTTNGIVNKQAPEAYSEVAPGETVTIWLTPQDQQAPASPSQSQSSDTQTSGNTGGDNTKGNGKGSKGNTSGDQDTSGTQQPDNGSGDGDNKTNPDGK, from the coding sequence ATGGAAGGTCAAATTTTAGGAAACAGGTATCTTTTATTGGAAAAGATAGGCGGCGGTGGAATGGCTGTCGTATATAAAGCAAAATGTACACTTTTAAACAGGTTTGTGGCTGTAAAGGTATTACGGACAGAATTTACAAACGATGATGAGTTTGTAAAACGGTTTAAAATAGAAGCTCAGGCTGTTGCAAGCCTTTCACACCCCAATGTCGTATCAATTTATGACGTGGGACATCAGGACGATATCCATTACATTGTTATGGAATATGTCGATGGTATGACTTTAAAGGACTATTTGAACAAGCATGGTGCGTTAAACTGGAAAGATGCAGTTAAAATAACCATCCAGATTTGTTCAGCAATTGAACATGCTCACAAGAATAACATTGTACATAGAGATATAAAGCCGCATAATATCCTACTGACCAAAGAAGGTATTGCGAAGGTTACGGATTTTGGAATAGCACGTGCAGTAACCTCTTCTACAATTACTATGGTTGGAAGTACCATCGGTTCGGTACATTATTTTTCTCCGGAGCAGGCAAGGGGTGGATTTATAGATGAAAAATCCGATCTGTACTCATTAGGAATAGCACTCTATGAAATGGTTACGGGCAAGGTTCCTTTTGATGGGGATTCACCTGTAGCTGTGGCGTTGAAGCATATTCAGGAGATGCCGTTAGAGCCTCACAAGCTTGTTCCAAGCTTGCCTTATGGTGTAAATGAAATAATAATGAAAGCTATTCAAAAAGAACAAAATATGCGTTATCAGTCTGCAACGGAAATGCTCAGCGATTTAAACACAGTTCTTGTACAGCCTCAGGGTGGGTTTATAGGTCATAATTCAGTTTCAAGTCAGTCAACAATTAGAATGAGATCGGTAAATTCAGACGATATCGACAGCACTGTGAGAGTAAGTACAAGGCCGACCAATGTAAATAATAAAAAATATGAGTCTGAAAGACAAAAAAAGAAAAACAATACTACTTACTGGCTGGCAGGGATTGCCAGTGTACTTGTTATAGGAGTATTACTATTTATAACTATAGGATTGTTAACAAAAGACGGATCTGATAATAAAGTCAATACTATGCCTGATTATCGTAACAAGAAATTTGAAGATATCAAGGAAGATTTAGTTAAGAGAGGAATTAATTATACCGAGAACTGGCAGGACAATGATGCAGTTGATAAAGGTGTAATATTTGATCAGAGTGTTGAACCAGGGACAGAGTACAGGGACGGTAGTTTTACAAATCTTGAGCTTACCATCAGTAATGGCCCTAAGAGTAAAAAAGTACCTGATGTTACAGATAAGGATTATAGAGATGCTCAAAGTCAACTTGAAAGTCAGGATATAAAATATAGGATTGAAGAAGAATTTAATGAGGATGTTAAGGAAGATTATGTAATCCGTACAGATCCAAAAGCTAATGAAGAAATTACAGAGGAAACGGTAGTAACGATTTTTGTTAGCAAGGGTGCGGAAGTTAAATTAATAAAAGTGCCGAATCTGGTAGGAAAAACCGAAAGTGTCGCTCTACAGCTTCTTAAAGAGGCAAAATTATCTCTTGGAAGCGTGCTTCCGGCAGGTACTACTAATGGAATCGTTAATAAACAAGCGCCTGAAGCATACTCTGAAGTCGCTCCGGGTGAAACGGTAACAATCTGGCTTACACCTCAGGATCAACAAGCACCTGCAAGTCCGAGCCAGAGCCAATCATCCGATACTCAGACCAGCGGTAATACGGGTGGAGATAATACAAAGGGTAATGGTAAAGGTAGTAAAGGAAATACATCCGGAGATCAGGATACCTCAGGTACACAACAGCCTGATAACGGCTCCGGAGACGGAGATAATAAAACAAACCCTGATGGAAAGTAA
- the priA gene encoding primosomal protein N' gives MKVTTVSVVLSNTTRAFDKKYTYSVPENLSQQIFQGCRVLVPFGSGEQVREGFVMETNPLVFEDKPIVYKELKEILEPYPLLTNDSIQLLEWMKRRYICTYSDIIKCMLPPGISVKTVKNIKINNDFHKDLKKAGLKKVLSVLADCGGECEYEELRGLCTIRGFKAAIEELRLSGAVSMEESYEQKVNAKTVKAVSLARPTSEIIDELENNQIKRIQHVRVLEILLENEIVSVSDMQRFAGVTTSVLDTLSKHGYISYKSIEIKRNPLKDKHYEKTEPLSPTEDQAHALTHLKKQLDCGNFQETLLHGITGSGKTEVYLQLISHCFLLGKKAILLVPEISLTPQMVERFVSRFGNRVAVIHSKLSLGERFDQWKLIRDGKVDVVVGARSAVFAPMENLGLIVIDEEHEGSYKSESMPRYNAKDVARKRCEINNCLLVYGSATPSVETYYNAETEKIHLLEMQNRPRTAVLPKVELVDMRVELENGNKTPFSSRLVEELLKNKANNQQSILFLNRRGFSTFVICRNCGYTMKCPECSIALTYHSKTKRLICHYCGFTVQNPSVCPSCKSENIRYFGIGTQKIEEEVIKRIPEASVIRMDMDTIGYKNAHEEILNRFKNENINIMVGTQMIAKGHDFPNVTLVGVLAADGMLNTGDYRASERTFQLLTQVSGRAGRGDIGGRVIIQTYNTDEYSIIAACNHDFKSFYTQEILIRKRLDYPPFTNIALVTFSGKRDRSVFEAAKSTKPLLCEECPEDTMVLGPSRCPVPKIANKYRWRLVIKERDIDLLIERLSAMGDSFWKNNKDKDVTMSIDINPYNML, from the coding sequence ATGAAAGTAACAACTGTATCAGTGGTGCTAAGTAATACAACCAGAGCTTTTGATAAAAAATATACGTATAGTGTACCTGAAAACTTGTCTCAACAGATTTTTCAAGGTTGCAGGGTTCTTGTTCCGTTCGGCAGCGGAGAGCAGGTAAGAGAAGGGTTTGTCATGGAAACAAACCCTTTGGTTTTTGAAGATAAACCAATTGTCTATAAAGAATTAAAAGAAATACTTGAGCCTTACCCGCTTTTGACAAATGACAGTATACAGCTCCTGGAATGGATGAAAAGAAGGTATATATGTACATACTCAGACATTATTAAATGTATGTTGCCTCCGGGGATAAGTGTAAAAACAGTTAAGAATATAAAGATTAATAATGATTTTCATAAAGATTTAAAAAAAGCAGGTTTGAAAAAGGTTCTAAGTGTTCTTGCCGATTGCGGAGGGGAATGCGAGTATGAAGAACTTAGAGGTCTTTGTACAATAAGGGGATTTAAGGCAGCTATTGAGGAACTGCGCCTATCCGGAGCAGTTTCCATGGAGGAAAGCTATGAACAAAAGGTTAATGCAAAGACGGTTAAAGCTGTCAGCCTTGCAAGACCAACCTCTGAGATAATAGATGAGCTTGAAAATAACCAGATTAAGAGGATTCAACATGTAAGAGTGCTTGAGATACTTCTTGAAAATGAAATAGTTTCGGTTAGCGATATGCAAAGGTTTGCCGGTGTCACAACTTCCGTGCTTGATACTCTTAGCAAACATGGGTACATAAGCTACAAGAGTATTGAAATTAAGAGGAATCCTCTTAAGGACAAGCATTATGAAAAGACAGAACCTCTATCTCCCACAGAGGATCAGGCACATGCCCTGACGCATTTAAAGAAACAGCTAGACTGCGGAAACTTTCAGGAGACATTGCTCCACGGTATTACGGGAAGCGGAAAGACAGAGGTATACCTTCAGCTTATTTCCCACTGCTTTTTATTAGGGAAAAAGGCTATTTTACTTGTTCCTGAAATTTCACTGACACCTCAGATGGTAGAGAGATTTGTATCAAGATTTGGAAACAGAGTTGCTGTAATACACTCAAAACTATCCCTTGGGGAAAGATTTGATCAGTGGAAACTTATAAGAGACGGCAAAGTCGATGTGGTAGTAGGAGCACGATCTGCGGTATTTGCTCCTATGGAAAATCTGGGATTGATTGTTATAGACGAAGAGCATGAAGGCTCCTACAAGTCTGAATCTATGCCAAGATATAATGCAAAGGATGTTGCCCGCAAGAGATGTGAAATTAACAACTGTCTACTTGTATACGGGTCTGCAACACCTTCTGTTGAGACATATTACAATGCTGAAACAGAGAAAATTCACCTTCTGGAAATGCAAAACAGACCCAGAACAGCAGTCCTGCCAAAAGTTGAGCTTGTTGATATGAGAGTAGAACTGGAAAACGGAAATAAGACACCTTTTAGTTCAAGATTGGTAGAAGAACTTCTAAAAAATAAAGCGAACAATCAGCAAAGTATTTTGTTTCTTAACAGAAGAGGATTTTCAACTTTTGTAATTTGCAGGAATTGTGGTTATACTATGAAATGTCCGGAGTGCAGTATAGCGTTGACATATCATTCAAAAACTAAAAGACTGATTTGCCACTATTGCGGATTCACCGTACAGAATCCTTCCGTATGCCCATCCTGTAAAAGTGAAAATATCAGGTATTTTGGTATAGGAACACAGAAAATAGAAGAGGAAGTTATAAAGCGTATTCCAGAGGCTTCGGTAATACGTATGGATATGGACACCATAGGCTACAAAAATGCACACGAGGAAATACTGAACCGGTTTAAAAATGAAAATATAAATATCATGGTAGGCACACAGATGATAGCCAAAGGGCATGATTTTCCTAATGTTACACTTGTAGGAGTGCTTGCCGCAGACGGTATGCTCAATACCGGTGATTACAGAGCCTCTGAAAGGACTTTTCAGCTTCTTACCCAGGTTTCGGGAAGGGCTGGAAGAGGAGACATCGGAGGTCGTGTAATCATACAAACATATAATACTGATGAGTACAGTATTATTGCAGCCTGCAACCATGACTTTAAATCATTTTACACACAGGAAATTTTGATTCGTAAAAGGCTTGATTATCCGCCGTTTACGAATATTGCATTAGTTACCTTTTCAGGCAAACGTGACAGAAGTGTTTTTGAGGCGGCCAAAAGTACCAAACCTCTACTCTGCGAAGAGTGTCCGGAAGACACCATGGTACTAGGACCTTCACGATGCCCGGTACCCAAGATTGCGAATAAGTACCGCTGGAGGCTTGTTATAAAGGAACGGGATATAGATTTGCTTATCGAACGGCTATCAGCCATGGGTGATAGTTTTTGGAAAAATAACAAGGACAAAGATGTTACTATGAGCATAGATATAAATCCTTATAATATGCTATAA
- the fmt gene encoding methionyl-tRNA formyltransferase, producing the protein MKIIFMGTPEFAVPSLEMLINEGYKVIAVVTQPDKPKGRGNKLAAPPVKEFALEHGITVLQPAKIKTPEFVEQIRELTPDLLITAAYGKIISKEMLDVPTLGCINVHGSLLPAYRGAAPIQWSIIHGEKVTGITTMFTDVGLDTGDMLLKKELEIGSDMTAGELHDAMAVLGAQVLKETLLELKKGTLVRKPQDDSLSSYAPIITKEVGLIDWNKTAQQVHNLVRGTSPWPGAYTFLNESKMRVWKTCISNLENNQNYCPGEIVKVDDKGLLVKCSDGYILISELQFDSSKRMKVSDYLRGHKISIGEKLGD; encoded by the coding sequence GTGAAGATAATTTTTATGGGTACACCTGAATTTGCAGTGCCTAGTCTTGAAATGCTTATAAATGAAGGGTATAAAGTTATTGCAGTTGTTACTCAGCCTGACAAACCAAAGGGTAGAGGGAACAAACTGGCAGCTCCGCCTGTGAAGGAGTTTGCCTTAGAACACGGTATTACAGTTCTCCAGCCTGCTAAAATAAAGACACCTGAATTTGTTGAACAAATCAGGGAATTGACTCCGGATTTACTGATTACCGCTGCATACGGAAAAATTATATCAAAGGAGATGCTGGATGTACCAACTCTTGGATGTATAAACGTACATGGTTCTCTTTTGCCTGCGTACAGGGGAGCGGCTCCTATTCAGTGGTCAATTATACATGGTGAGAAAGTAACAGGTATTACTACTATGTTCACTGATGTAGGACTAGACACAGGAGATATGCTTTTAAAGAAGGAGCTTGAAATAGGCTCCGATATGACAGCTGGAGAATTGCATGATGCAATGGCTGTTTTAGGAGCCCAAGTATTAAAAGAAACTCTTTTAGAACTTAAAAAAGGCACGCTTGTAAGAAAGCCACAGGATGATTCCTTGTCATCATATGCCCCGATTATTACAAAGGAAGTAGGGCTTATCGACTGGAATAAAACAGCTCAACAGGTACACAACCTGGTAAGAGGAACAAGTCCATGGCCTGGAGCGTACACCTTTTTGAATGAAAGTAAAATGAGGGTTTGGAAAACCTGTATTTCAAACTTGGAGAATAACCAAAATTATTGCCCCGGAGAAATTGTCAAGGTTGATGATAAAGGATTACTGGTAAAATGCTCGGATGGCTACATATTGATAAGTGAGCTGCAATTTGATTCATCAAAAAGGATGAAAGTCAGTGATTATTTGAGAGGACACAAAATTAGCATAGGTGAGAAGCTTGGAGACTAA